Genomic window (Trichomycterus rosablanca isolate fTriRos1 chromosome 27, fTriRos1.hap1, whole genome shotgun sequence):
CAAGAGCAGACGAAGAAAGATCTCATCTGTAGAACTTCCTGCCCTCTGAACCCTAAACGGATCTTCTGGTACGAGAACGGACAGTACATGATCGCTCACCAACAAAACCATTTAAATTCTGGAAAAATCAAGAATCAAGCTGCTTACAGATGTTCTGTTATAGGCTATAATCATATACTCTCCCCTGCAGTGTGTGAGTACTTATTACTTCTCATCTTCCTTCAAACATTATGGATTAAAACACTGATGGTAACGTTTAATTACGTTGATTTTCTTACCACATGGATGAATATGATTTTTATTATGAGATAAATTCAtactattttaaatgttttaatggtGAAACAAACAGACTGTGCTAAAGTTACACAAATGTAGGAATGAAcagcaaagaaataaacattttgaATGTTTGTGATTGTTAAATGCGGCAGTGACATTCTAGAATAGTTTCTAATCACAGCCTGTTCATGATGATTCTTGCAGGTTTCTCTAACCACTGTTGGAATATTACTTACGCGGACAGGAGAGTCTGTGCTTTGCTGGGATCTTCAGTGGTATTTAATGGAACGTACGTTTATCCCAGAGGTCTTACCGTTAAGGACGTTTTCTGGGTGTCTAACcatcagaataataataataaggaaccTGAGGACCTGACTAAGAACAGACAGTTTGCTGATCGAGTTAAGGACTTTAAGGATAAAAGCAGAAGCTGCAATTTGACAATGAAACAGCTGATTATGGAAGACTCTGGAGAATATCGCCTTCGAGTTATTACTAATAAAGATGATGTGTTTTCTGGCCGACCTGGAGTCATTCTTAAAGTTACAGGTAACGTCAAACCTGCCCACACGTCATCAACATCAGTGCAGCTCGCGAGTGTGAATGGGGTCAAATGTCGATCTGACGACTTGCCCATTTTCTGAGCTGGTCTGGGTGTGGTCAGGGTTGGTCCTGTGTACTAGTTTCCTCTTTTCCACCACAGTAAATCTACCCAAAAAACCCCACCCTGTCAGTACTAGACTACCATAATGTTCTGGCAGTGTACATTTATCTTCAGCATACTGTAAGTAGTGTGGGTGCTATTCAGGGATCTGGGTTTAAACTTCATCTCTGGGTCACTGTCTAAGTTTAATATGACTTTCCTTGACCTTGATTGGAACTCTCTGTCAAAGCCAAAAGTAACTTTGATTTAGTCCCCAGATTTAATCGTAACACACCTCAGTGTAAACACATCTGTGAAAGCTTTTGGGGTAACAATTATACATTCTAATCATTCTGTCATATCAAAAGAACAGTTACAGAAATGCATATGGCAGCATGTTTTGTACTAGTACTAACTTTTTTTGGCCCTTTTAGACCTGCAGGTTAGAATTACTGAAGGCTCAGTGGCATCAGGAGGCGCAGTAACTCTGACCTGTAGCACGACCTGCACCCTGCCAGGGAATCCCACCTACATCTGGTACAAGAACGACCAGCCGGTAACCAACATGCCCACCAAGTACAACAAGCTCTACCTGAAGTGCAGCACAGACGCAGGAAACTACTCCTGTACCGTTGAGGGACGTGAGGATCTCCGCTCTGCTGCTAAAACCGTGAGATGTGAGTAATGTGGGCAGTTCagttttccaaggggccacatgagaaactgggacCAGTAGGGTGAACTTAAtcctgctcaatattaattgtattgctttataaaaaaaaaaagcagtaaatCGTAATTTACATGTAACGATCAGACAATGAAAATGAGAAGCAAGccgagtaaaaacatcaacttaGTACCAACATGTGtgatgtctgtttatttatgtctgatttttaattgccactgacctcatgtggGTTGGTTGGGGACAGTCAGAGGGCCGGATGCCCAGGTGTGACTTACATGGTTAACGGTTGCTTATAATAAATGTGTGCATTATGATCGTGTCATTGCTGTTTCTTTTATCAGCATGTGCTGTAGGGTTTGGTCCTGAACATCCAGAACCGGACTCCAGTGGGAAGTATGTAGCAGTGGGCATGGCAGTCGTTCTGGTTTTAATAATCATTGCAGGAGCTCTGTTCATCTGGTATGTCAACTACTATAATGCACACATATAAGTCCAACCTGACTTTTACACCTGTCACCGacacatctgtacattttaCAGCAAGAGGAAGACCAGGTCAGCCGAGAAGCACATCAAAACTGAGGTCAAGGAACCACAGACTGGACAGGTGAGCACGTTTAAGTGAAGGTACTATCTGATCATGTAGGAATACTGTACAGTGCAGAATTTTCTCATCCGCCTCCTTCTCCGTGTCTCAGTCTCTTCAGGATGAAGTTCACTACTCCAGCATTCAGTTCCTACCATCCAGCACTCACCGAGCGCCGCTGTCCACGGGTGCCAGATCTCCTCGGGACAACACTGAGGAAGAGCGCGTCCAGTACGCCGTCGTGAAGTTCATCAGATAGAGACACCGCTGCCACCTGGGTCATGTGATTACACACCGGGCACCTCAGATATGAAATGAAAACGATCGGCTCAGTACCAGTCGCACCAccgccctgatcaggatgaagtggttgttGAAGTGAATTAATAAGGTTAATTGGTTGATGTTTTAATGAATTACTAATAGAAATATAGAGAGAATGTCATTTTTACAAAAGCAGTGTCTTTTTATGGCTGGTTAGTTCAGGTTTTATGCATATTTACACATAGAAAAAGTCGAAAATAGTGAAAACTATTATACAGTATTAGTTTAAATGTAGGTGCCTAATAAGCGTACTTCATATCTTTGACCACCAGATGGCGCTGTTAATGAAAACCTGCGAAAATGGAGACGTACCAAACGCTGCACTTTGtaaccaaaagtttgtggacgcttaacgtttacatttttggcctTTAACAGACGCGTTTACACAAATTGACTTAAAATTAAGGCTTCTGGGAATATAATTTCAGAAACTAAAGCATAGCTACCTTGCtaaggggcctaacagtggcagaCTAGCTGTGGTTGGGCTTGAAGTCCAGTATCCTaaccactgtccacagtcaagctggaaacaGGAAACTGTTTAAACTAAGTTTTAATTAAATTGAATGTATTTAtatcattaatatttttaactgttgGATGTATGTGTGCAATGGATGTAACCTAAACATATGAACTCAGTtattagaatgggtgtccacatacttttcaccGTCTAGGGCATCATATACAATTAAATTCCTATTAATTTCAGGTTATGTTCTCAATATTTAGGCAGTCTATATTTATACCTACAACTGATGGCATACACTTATATTGGCTTACAATGCTAACCTGGATTCAGTGATTAACCAGATCCCTGTAGCTTTTGTTAACACTAAACTTTACCATGAAACATTAACTATTAAGAatcaaaatacaacaatttaCTGTAAATACTGCTGTAAAACTATATATGAATAAATCGAGTGAATTATTCTGTAATCATTTTCACATTTCTGAACAGTAGCAATAGCTCAAGCCCACCCATTTTGGTGCTAAAATCCTTACAAacgattaaaaataaaatataaatataaatgaaaaataatagtGAAATGAGAGGTAACACATTATGTTAAATCTTTAACATGAAATGCAAAACATCACACAAGCTAGTCAATAAATACAGCATATTTTGTTCCTATGATTCTACAGCAGAGACTTTATATAATCTAATAATCTCATTTTGCAATCGTTTTACACAGTATAACTTAATTATTAAAGAAGTTAAGCTAAGTGTTAAATGCCAGATCCTGTAAAATGAacctgttattttatttaaactatttGTGAGAGAACTTGTCACTTTACTCAGTATAATACAGATAGGACACTGGAGAGGTTGGAGGTCGATGTTCAGGTTCTTTGGGCTGTGCTGTAGATTGCATCAGACCTGCAAAACATTATGGACATTAACATTTGTTAAGGTAATATATTTACAGTAACATATAGAACTTGAATGTTGTGATTTGCCACTGATATTTTATGTTACATGATTTTAGGATGAACAGCGAtgattatttcattcatttattcttgtACATGTGAAGTGATTTATGATGTTTAAGATATTTTGCATTAAAACTGTTGACTTTAATTGGTTTAGCCATTCTAGCTTTTTTAACTGTAGTGGTAACCTGCTCACGCTAACCTActatctcttgatgcatgctcaataatgcataacgaccgatcaccggccattgcataacaatgaaatcggtgatcaggtccatatgcagatcacaatgaccattaattaccatgtgtgcctttcacatatgattggggtatagctcctatcacggcattgtaagatggtgagaggtgactctcaggccccctctcggttcagggatggtcgttccctcttcacctACAACCTACTACCCGAGGTTCGAATCCCTAGCAAGCTATCtgtcagacatgattggctgtgtctgagcgGAGGGGATGGCCGAGTCCCTCCGGTGAATCAGATCACTGTCCAGACTATTCCTGCCTTTTGTGAAGTTTTGGAACTATATTAAGCACCACAAAACAGCCATAACAGCCCCCCCTTTTTTTAGGATGACTATAACTCAATTTGGGTGACCATCATTAAATATAATTGGTCATTTTCTGAACTGTCCTGTTCCATAAATGTAGCCGATTCGGAGTCTAAAACAATACACTGTTGACAAAGTATCCGGCAAACAACGTGTGAATTAGCGGTGGCTTTAGAGATGGTAGAAAAGTAAcgtattaaaaataatcaacacCTATTGACCAGATTTTATCCCAACTGCCAGGAACCTGTAGCTAGCTATGTGGCAACCATACTTCTTGCAGTATTTAAGCATAGTAATactcttctgcatgtttttgacctGAGCCAgggttcaaacccaggtttACAGGAACCCACGTGACAACAGTAACTAAAAACATTATTACATATATTTTCCTTGTTTGAAATAATGTAGTTTAGACAAAATCTAACATCATTATTCATCATCAACTTATGCTCTATAAATAGATATACTGTAACGTTCGTGATGTTTCCTGTAAGTGTTTTGACTCTCTGAGGCTAGTAGTAAGGTGTGTGTAGACACGACAGGACAGGCTTAATTTAGCATTCCGTTACACTTACTGAGCAGCTCTTGGTTGAGTGAGGCTCACTACAGCGTACTGTACTTCCCCTTCTTGTTCAAGAACATTTGGCATTTGCAGGGTGGAGTAGAGAGGCCGGTTCTGAGGTTGATTACGTGTGAAACGAACACTCGAGTAGAGAATCTCAGCCTGATCGTCTGTGTTAGAGTTCATGTCTGAGATGTTAGCATACACGGCAGCATGATCCTGCAGAGGAAAAAGAACTAATGAGAGAAATGTCTGGATTGTAATatttaagatttatttattgttagtaTCTCACCGTACTACTGTTGTTTTTACTTGTAGTATTGCTACTTTCagctgttgctgctgttgctgctgttgctgctgcACAGATTGTGCTTCTCCTGTTGGAGTATCCAAATTAACATTAGCAGCTTAACATTTGAGTCCAGGACTGTAGGTCTTTAGACTTCAGAGTCTTGGCTTTTGACACCACTATACCCTGATTTTGGTCATGTATTTTGCAGTCAGTTCTTGATGTATTGGTTGATGTAAAGTTGATGTATTGGAAGAAGGGAAGCTGGAACAATGGGTAAGATCTGAGCgactttgacaagggccaaattgcgaTGACTAGACTACTGTATGTAGAAGTTAGAACTTAGCAAAAGTGTGCCATGGAATGACAACCAGTGAACCAGTGCTACTTTTAGACTAGTAGTTAAAATGTCATGTTGGCGAAGATAGGAACACACGGTGCATCACAGCTTGCCCACTGCCGAAAGTGCCCAAAATACGCATGTGAGCATCTTGCACCTTAAACCCTGGAGCAAGAAAtcccattttcttttacattatgtGGACAGCTGGGTGCTCGTTTATCGCTTACCTGTGGAAAAGATGGCACTATGACAGGCAAGCAATTTGGGAATTTGTTGCTCTGGGTAGTTCTGATTGGAAACATTGGGTCCTGGCATTACCCAGATTTTAATCTGATCTAGTGTCTGTGAGATGTGCTGgtcaaacaagtccaatcccaGGCAGTTAGAAATCTGGTATCTCTAATTGAACCATTGATAACTAGACATGACAGCCGTGTAACTCTTAGCATCATGTCACATGTGATTCGCTTAGtttataaagtacaaataaacacagaaccCTGTAACACTCTCTGACCCTGCTCTGAAATCTAGATAAAGAAACTCTTAATGTGGGTGGTGAGGACTGTGCAGTAGACTGACTGTAGAGCgtttgtgttattttctgtTGGGTTGAGCTTTTACCTTGTCCACAGAACAGCAGCAAAGATGATCAGTAGAATAAGCATGGTGCATCCCAAAGCAGTGTATGTCTTAGCATGGTTATCTGTCAGTGAGGAGAAATCAGGATGTTACAAACACTAATTCTTGCACTAGAGTTAGAAAACACCCTGctcaggttgccagtccatcacaagacaaacacaatcacacctagggcaattttagtatctccaattaaccgcaaagactgcatgtctttgggctaggggaggaaaccagatcacctggaggaaacccacacggacacagggagaacatccaaagtccacctgggaattgaacccaggacctccttgctgtgaggcgccagtgctacccactgacccaccgtgccacccaaatgcAGCAATATACTGTTATATTAAAGAATATAAATACTGTGATTTATTAGAATGGTGTTTTTAAGATATTACATGAATATTAGGACAGTAGTAGTGTAGTGGGTTGAGATTTGTGCAgtcaatcggaagattgtcggttcaaatccactTACAGCTAAGTGTCCACTTACTTACGTTTGGTCATATTGTATGTGTTCAAACTAAGACATACCTTTCCGAGCTGACCATTCTGATGTGTCCAAGGATCCTAACTGATTTCTTGCTGTACAGTAGTAGACTCCAGCGTCTCCTGCATCTAAAGTTACATTTGTGCCATTTCCGATATGTATTACATCTCCTCCTGTTTTCCTGTACCAAGAATAAGAGCTGGTGGGGTTGGCATCACTTTGACAGTGCATAGTGATTGAGTTGCCAGATGCAGACCGGAATGTGGTCAGTAACGGGATTCTGGGAGCATCTAAACGAAAGACAGACgtattaaaagaaaagaaatgagcATGCAAACAATATCTTTGATGTGACTCAACTGAAGATGCTTTGCATTTATATAGAAATCTAAGTGCACTTACAGAGCACGTCCAGATGTGTGGGTGTAGAGTTCTGCTGTCCCTGCTGGTTGTGAGCGCTGCAGTAGTAGAAGCCGCTGTGCTGGGAGCTGATGTTGGTGATGGTGTAATTCTGATCCGTATTTAGCTGCACGTCTGTGTTTGCTTCCTGCTTGAACCAGCGGTAGGTGAGAACTGGAGGGTTTGCCTGGCTGCTGCAGATCAGAGTCACTGAACTCCCCTCTGCTGTCTCTTTAGAGGAAATGACCACTGCACTGGTGTTTTGGGGAGAGTCTGAAACAATTGGTGTTGGTTAACCAAATGGAACAGCTACGAACAACCATAAAGACCTACGAGAAGAGCCAAATCATTACGACCAGacaactgggttgaagtatttTAACAGTGaggggtgctcacaggcagctgtGTTGAGTACCCACTAACAATGATCCAAGGATGGTTCTTAGTAGTAGTGTCCTGCTAAACGAGCAGAGCCACGGTCACTGACCACTTCTCACAGAGACATACTGCTAACCATGATAACAATCTCTCACCTCTGCAATTGCCTCCAACCAGTGGAGACCTCAATTCAACCCGTTTGACCTATCCCCCAACAGACACAGACGActggctggttgatagcacagctgagtttTGTTGAAAATTGTTCATCTTTAGTAAAAGAACATTCTAATTGATACATGTGACTTACAGAGCACGTCCAGATGTGTGGGTGTAGAGATCTGCTGTCCCAGCTGGTTGTGAGCGCTGCAGTAGTAGAAACCTCTGTGCCCGGAGCTGACGTTGGCGATGCTGTATTTCTGACTGTTTGCGACCTCTCTGTTTGCATTTGCTTCCTGCTtaaaccaaaagtatttgacaATGGGAGGGTTTGCCCCCAAACTGCTGCAGGTCAGAGTCACTGATTTCCCCTCCACGGTCACATTCGAGGGTAGAACGGCTGCACTGGTGTTTTTAGCAGTATCTGTaaaggttgtaattgcagcatCACAATGTgatattgattatttattttctatagaTATTATCAGGCTAGTGCACAAACATTTTGGCAAGCAGAGGGTAAACAGAAGAAACAAGCACTATTCCCAAAACCCGTATAAATGCTCAggactctcactcacacactggaGCAGAAAGGAGATTCTCATGGCCTTTAACAGCACAGCTGTAACTGACGGCACCATTCGCTGCAGCTACAGTGCAGAAGGCAGATTCACACCCAGTCACATGCCGTCCGTTCTGGTACCAGATGTAGGTGGGCTTGTTGTGTAGATTGCAGGAGGAAGTACAGCGCAGTGTTATTTTTTGTGCGTGTGATGGTGTCCTTGGAATGGTCACACTCAGGTCTGTTCAAAAGAATCAAGTAAATGCTTTGAGGGCAAATAGTAAATTCTGTGACCCTATTGCAAGCAGAATAGTTTTATTAACCTACctgtgacagagagagagacactatGAAAAGAGCTAGCTTTGCTGTTCCAGGCAGTTACAGTAAGCTTATATCTTGCTGAGTCACTCACTGTAACGTTATTCAGTCTAAGTGTGCTCTGGTTATTTCTGACATATAAAAATTCCACTCGACCGTTAGCAGGACTTAGTTTGTCATCTTGTTTGTACCAGTCAAGCCGGGGATTGTACTGCCGATCAGGGAAGGTATAATAGCCATTTATGTCCACTGAAGATCCAACCAGAGCACACATAGTCTGGTAGAGGAAAGACACAGTCCAGCAGTTTGAACTCCAAACACCTAAAAACAAGCCAAACAAATGATCTAAGATGACTTACTCATATATTTAGTTGGTGCTTCATCccaatcagggttgtggtgggtccaaagCCAACCTGAAAAGGCACATGATGATAATATACCTGTAATAATGTGCCAGCACAGTGGGTTAATTATAAATTGAAGCTGTTTGTACCTTTTGTTGAGTTTTGGGTTAACCCTCATGTTCTGTTTGACAGCTCACGAAATATCTTTAGCCTTTTTTAATCAGCTTTATACTTCATGTCTTTTCTTAATGGTATAGAAAGTGCAAATAAACTTTTATATTCATATTGTGTTCCAGACATTCCCTGATTTATGTATCTCTGTTTGGGGTCTCATACATCAGCTAAAACACATGATTAAAGTCAAGAGCTTTTA
Coding sequences:
- the LOC134303873 gene encoding uncharacterized protein LOC134303873; protein product: MKQLIMEDSGEYRLRVITNKDDVFSGRPGVILKVTDLQVRITEGSVASGGAVTLTCSTTCTLPGNPTYIWYKNDQPVTNMPTKYNKLYLKCSTDAGNYSCTVEGREDLRSAAKTVRSCAVGFGPEHPEPDSSGKYVAVGMAVVLVLIIIAGALFICKRKTRSAEKHIKTEVKEPQTGQSLQDEVHYSSIQFLPSSTHRAPLSTGARSPRDNTEEERVQYAVVKFIR
- the LOC134303874 gene encoding B-cell receptor CD22-like; the encoded protein is MEYKGRVTYIQNNQNKCGLRIDDLRESDAGTYKFRFYTQDPTGKYTGEPGVTLSVTDLKVTESNNRLTCTSTCTLLNPTYIWYRNGQTVVTSYRNQLNLYNRDAGSYSCAIRKHENLRSTALCVWSSNCWTVSFLYQTMCALVGSSVDINGYYTFPDRQYNPRLDWYKQDDKLSPANGRVEFLYVRNNQSTLRLNNVTVSDSARYKLTVTAWNSKASSFHSVSLSVTDLSVTIPRTPSHAQKITLRCTSSCNLHNKPTYIWYQNGRHVTGCESAFCTVAAANGAVSYSCAVKGHENLLSAPVYTAKNTSAAVLPSNVTVEGKSVTLTCSSLGANPPIVKYFWFKQEANANREVANSQKYSIANVSSGHRGFYYCSAHNQLGQQISTPTHLDVLYSPQNTSAVVISSKETAEGSSVTLICSSQANPPVLTYRWFKQEANTDVQLNTDQNYTITNISSQHSGFYYCSAHNQQGQQNSTPTHLDVLYAPRIPLLTTFRSASGNSITMHCQSDANPTSSYSWYRKTGGDVIHIGNGTNVTLDAGDAGVYYCTARNQLGSLDTSEWSARKDNHAKTYTALGCTMLILLIIFAAVLWTRRSTICAAATAATAATAESSNTTSKNNSSTDHAAVYANISDMNSNTDDQAEILYSSVRFTRNQPQNRPLYSTLQMPNVLEQEGEVQYAVVSLTQPRAAQSDAIYSTAQRT